A genomic stretch from Pseudomonas mendocina includes:
- a CDS encoding AraC family transcriptional regulator, producing MHLFTCGQLSAAANALGGDVRFDADLPGDMPVLNGQQNVQTADNGLVLYLSHSQDLVDGCSRNLLSPGLTASVLLEGQADISLPGQRWYSDARRSQNRAMLLNLTDSEQFTRHWQAGRHETKLSLHITPQWLDQYLHSSADGSKQLRQLAKNHLHSQPWLPAANLLQRAQQLEPTATLNPVLRRLQRESLALELAVDILQGIEATIPGKRLSNHLQQRLERLKDWLDSGTANHLSIAQMARELSSNPVDLQKGFRQLYGDTIAAYLRKARLEQAYQALCQQRISVDDAASLAGYEHLSSFSNAFRRQYGIAPSQARK from the coding sequence ATGCACTTATTCACCTGCGGCCAACTGAGCGCTGCCGCTAACGCGCTGGGTGGCGACGTGCGTTTTGATGCTGATTTACCCGGCGACATGCCTGTACTGAACGGTCAACAGAACGTACAGACAGCCGACAACGGCCTGGTGCTGTACCTCAGCCACAGCCAAGATCTGGTCGATGGCTGCAGTCGCAACCTGCTCAGCCCGGGGCTGACTGCGTCTGTGTTGCTCGAAGGCCAGGCTGATATCAGCCTGCCCGGTCAGCGCTGGTACTCCGACGCCCGTCGCAGCCAAAACCGCGCCATGTTGCTGAACCTGACCGACAGCGAACAGTTCACCCGCCACTGGCAGGCAGGCCGTCACGAAACCAAGCTGAGCCTGCACATCACCCCACAGTGGCTTGATCAATACCTGCACAGCAGCGCAGACGGCAGCAAACAGCTGCGTCAGCTCGCCAAAAACCACCTGCACAGCCAGCCCTGGCTACCCGCTGCCAACCTGCTGCAACGAGCGCAGCAGCTGGAGCCGACAGCAACGCTGAACCCGGTATTACGCCGCCTGCAACGGGAGAGCCTGGCGCTGGAACTGGCTGTGGATATCCTCCAGGGCATTGAGGCGACCATACCCGGCAAGCGCCTGAGTAATCACCTGCAACAGCGCCTGGAGCGCCTGAAAGACTGGCTCGACAGCGGCACGGCCAATCACCTGAGCATCGCCCAGATGGCCCGCGAGCTGAGTAGCAACCCGGTGGATTTGCAGAAAGGCTTCCGTCAGCTCTACGGCGATACCATCGCCGCTTACCTGCGCAAGGCACGGCTTGAACAGGCCTATCAGGCTCTGTGCCAGCAACGCATCTCGGTGGATGATGCGGCCAGCCTGGCTGGCTACGAGCACCTCAGTAGCTTCAGCAATGCGTTCAGGCGCCAGTACGGCATTGCACCGTCTCAGGCACGCAAGTAA
- a CDS encoding DUF1850 domain-containing protein, translated as MLGLCLGFAGVVWAEVPVPAFTLAWTHTIEKVRWEEDYRVTPQGLLLGEARVKGSGAGMEIPDGAVLRNGSWHYQRQLPPLQPLRVGRTPEAGDYQLCYDQRCHALSEWLGPPQASQPALELWSCRLKE; from the coding sequence ATGTTGGGTCTGTGCCTGGGGTTCGCCGGTGTGGTGTGGGCAGAAGTGCCCGTGCCGGCCTTTACCCTGGCCTGGACCCACACGATCGAGAAAGTCCGCTGGGAAGAAGACTACCGTGTCACACCGCAAGGCTTATTGCTGGGTGAGGCGCGGGTTAAAGGTTCAGGCGCCGGTATGGAGATTCCGGACGGCGCCGTACTGCGCAATGGCAGCTGGCATTACCAGCGTCAGCTGCCGCCGTTGCAACCGCTGCGTGTCGGGCGAACCCCGGAGGCAGGGGATTACCAACTCTGTTATGACCAGCGCTGCCACGCCCTGAGCGAATGGCTCGGCCCGCCACAAGCGAGCCAGCCCGCGCTGGAACTGTGGAGCTGCAGACTGAAAGAGTGA
- a CDS encoding TRAP transporter permease, with product MSEDKGLHASPAEWPKALFVVALLFSIYQIVTAAFHPVSSQVLRAGHVGFLLLMVYLCYPAKGSDRPWQPLAWVLGLAGMATAFYQWYFEADLVQRSGDLTQMDLIVGITLTVLVFEAARRVMGIALPLICALFLAYGLFGEYLPGDLAHRGYGFDQIVNQLAFGTEGFYGTPTYVSATYIFLFILFGAFLEQAGMIKLFTDFAMGLFGHKLGGPAKVSVVSSALMGTITGSGVANVVTTGQFTIPLMKRFGYRPAFAGAVEATASMGSQIMPPVMGAVAFIMAETINVPYVEVAKAALIPALLYFGAVFWMVHLEAKSNDLKGLPKEQCPSAWAAVKERWYLLIPLLVLVYLLFSGRTPMFSGTVGLALTAIVILGSAIILQVSSTWLRMIFWILLGVVCAAFFQLGIGVVFGVIAALVVACWFVKGGGETLRACLYALVEGARHAIPVGIACALVGVIIGVVSLTGIATTFAGYILAIGQNNLFLSLVLTMLTCLVLGMGIPTIPNYIITSAIAAPALLDLGVPLIVSHMFVFYFGLMADLTPPVALACFAAAPIARENGFKISLWAVRIAAAGFVVPFMAVYDPALMMQGDSWTATLYMLIKTAFAIGLWGMAVVGFLSVRLAWWERLLAFAAGVSLILAMPVSDELGFALGIVLIAQHIWRARCAQPVLN from the coding sequence ATGAGTGAAGATAAAGGCTTGCATGCCAGCCCGGCCGAGTGGCCGAAGGCGTTGTTTGTTGTTGCGTTGCTGTTTTCCATTTACCAGATCGTCACCGCCGCGTTTCACCCGGTTTCCAGTCAGGTGCTGCGGGCCGGGCACGTTGGTTTTCTGCTGTTGATGGTGTACCTCTGCTATCCGGCTAAAGGCTCAGATCGGCCGTGGCAGCCGCTGGCTTGGGTGCTGGGTTTAGCGGGTATGGCCACGGCGTTTTATCAGTGGTACTTCGAGGCCGATCTGGTGCAGCGCTCGGGTGACCTGACGCAGATGGACCTGATTGTTGGCATCACCCTGACGGTGCTGGTGTTCGAGGCGGCGCGGCGGGTGATGGGCATTGCCTTACCGCTGATCTGCGCGCTGTTTCTGGCGTACGGGCTATTCGGTGAATACCTGCCGGGTGATCTGGCCCATCGCGGTTATGGTTTTGATCAGATCGTCAATCAGCTGGCCTTCGGTACGGAAGGCTTCTATGGCACGCCGACTTACGTATCGGCCACCTACATCTTCCTGTTCATCCTGTTCGGTGCTTTTTTGGAACAGGCGGGAATGATCAAGCTGTTCACTGACTTTGCCATGGGGTTGTTCGGCCACAAACTCGGCGGACCGGCCAAGGTCTCGGTGGTGTCGTCGGCGCTGATGGGCACCATCACCGGTTCCGGTGTGGCTAACGTGGTCACCACCGGCCAGTTCACCATTCCGCTGATGAAGCGCTTCGGCTATCGCCCGGCCTTCGCCGGTGCGGTGGAAGCGACGGCGAGTATGGGCAGCCAGATCATGCCGCCGGTGATGGGTGCGGTGGCATTCATCATGGCGGAAACCATCAACGTGCCGTACGTGGAAGTGGCCAAGGCCGCGCTGATCCCGGCGCTGCTGTACTTCGGTGCGGTGTTCTGGATGGTCCATCTGGAGGCCAAGAGCAACGACCTCAAAGGTCTGCCGAAAGAGCAGTGCCCGAGCGCCTGGGCGGCGGTGAAAGAGCGTTGGTATCTGCTGATCCCGCTGCTGGTGCTGGTGTACCTGCTGTTCTCCGGGCGTACGCCGATGTTCTCCGGGACCGTGGGTCTGGCGCTGACGGCTATCGTGATTCTTGGTTCGGCGATCATCCTGCAGGTGTCGTCGACGTGGCTGCGGATGATCTTCTGGATTCTGCTCGGCGTGGTCTGCGCGGCGTTCTTCCAGCTGGGCATTGGCGTGGTATTCGGCGTGATTGCCGCGTTGGTTGTGGCGTGCTGGTTTGTTAAAGGCGGCGGTGAAACCCTGCGCGCCTGCCTGTATGCACTGGTAGAAGGCGCGCGCCATGCGATTCCGGTGGGTATTGCCTGTGCGCTGGTGGGGGTGATTATCGGTGTGGTGTCGCTGACCGGTATCGCCACGACCTTTGCCGGTTACATCCTTGCCATCGGCCAGAACAACCTGTTCCTGTCGCTGGTGCTGACCATGCTCACCTGTCTGGTGCTGGGCATGGGCATTCCGACCATCCCCAACTACATCATCACCAGTGCCATCGCGGCACCGGCGCTGCTGGATCTGGGCGTGCCGCTGATTGTGTCGCACATGTTCGTGTTCTATTTCGGCCTGATGGCTGACCTCACCCCACCGGTAGCGCTGGCCTGCTTTGCGGCAGCGCCGATTGCCCGGGAGAACGGCTTCAAGATCAGCCTGTGGGCGGTGCGCATTGCCGCTGCCGGTTTTGTTGTGCCGTTTATGGCGGTCTACGACCCGGCGCTGATGATGCAGGGCGACAGCTGGACGGCAACGCTGTACATGCTGATCAAAACCGCCTTTGCCATCGGCCTGTGGGGCATGGCGGTGGTGGGCTTCCTGAGCGTGCGTTTGGCCTGGTGGGAGCGCTTGCTGGCATTTGCTGCAGGTGTTTCGCTGATTCTGGCGATGCCGGTCAGTGACGAACTGGGCTTTGCCCTGGGGATTGTCCTGATTGCTCAGCACATCTGGCGCGCCCGCTGCGCTCAGCCGGTTCTGAACTGA
- a CDS encoding TAXI family TRAP transporter solute-binding subunit translates to MRMTKRLSLFAAAAALTASTAVLAAPTFINVLTGGTSGVYYPIGVALSQLYSNGIEGSKTSVQATKASVENLNLLQAGRGELAFALGDSVDDAWKGIPDAGFKTPLNKLRAIAATYPNYIQIVASKESGIKTLADLKGKRISVGAPKSGTELNARAIFKAAGLSYEDMGRVEFMPYAESVELIKNRQLDATLQSSGLGMAAIRDLASMVPITFVAIPEEVVTKIGSPAYQSKIIPAGTYDGQEEDVPTAAITNLLVTHSGVSDDVVYQMTKLMFENLPRLANSHSAAKDIALENAAKNLPIPLHPGAERFYKEAGAL, encoded by the coding sequence ATGCGCATGACCAAGCGTTTAAGCCTGTTCGCTGCTGCGGCCGCACTGACTGCCAGCACCGCAGTATTGGCCGCCCCGACCTTTATCAATGTCCTTACCGGCGGCACCAGCGGGGTGTATTACCCGATCGGTGTGGCCCTGTCACAGCTGTACAGCAACGGTATTGAAGGGTCTAAAACGTCGGTGCAGGCCACCAAGGCCTCTGTGGAAAACCTCAACCTGCTGCAAGCAGGCCGTGGTGAGTTGGCGTTTGCGCTGGGAGATTCGGTGGATGACGCGTGGAAGGGCATCCCTGACGCAGGCTTTAAGACGCCGCTGAACAAGCTGCGGGCCATCGCCGCGACTTACCCGAACTACATCCAGATCGTTGCCAGCAAAGAGTCCGGGATCAAAACCCTGGCTGACCTCAAAGGTAAGCGCATCTCCGTGGGCGCGCCGAAGTCCGGCACTGAGCTGAATGCCCGCGCTATCTTCAAGGCCGCTGGCCTGAGCTATGAAGACATGGGCCGTGTGGAGTTTATGCCGTATGCCGAGTCGGTCGAGCTGATCAAAAACCGTCAGCTGGACGCCACCCTGCAATCGTCCGGTTTGGGTATGGCGGCGATTCGCGATTTGGCGTCCATGGTGCCAATCACCTTTGTCGCTATTCCTGAAGAAGTGGTCACCAAGATCGGCAGTCCGGCGTATCAATCCAAAATCATTCCGGCGGGCACTTACGACGGTCAGGAGGAAGACGTACCGACTGCTGCTATCACCAACCTGCTGGTGACCCATTCCGGCGTATCCGACGACGTGGTCTATCAGATGACCAAACTGATGTTTGAGAACCTGCCACGTCTGGCCAACTCTCACTCGGCGGCCAAGGACATTGCCCTGGAAAACGCTGCCAAGAACCTGCCGATCCCGCTGCACCCCGGTGCTGAGCGCTTCTACAAAGAAGCGGGCGCTCTGTAA
- a CDS encoding sigma-54 dependent transcriptional regulator, which produces MHTQVIVVDDEAAIRDTVRQWLELSGFTVQTCASAQQALALIDQDYPGILISDVRMPGVDGLQLLDDVLQRDRDLPVILITGHGDVPMAVQALQHGAYDFIEKPFPPERLLDSVRRALDKRRLVCENRQLRQQVGQKNSIEAHLLGISKPMQHLRRQVLELAATSVNVLLQGETGCGKELVARCLHDFSPRAGKAFVALNCAAIPEQLFESELFGHESGAFTGAQGRRIGRIEHADGGTLFLDEVESLPLPQQAKLLRVLQEQSLERLGSNRSINVDLRVVCAAKPDLLEEVKAGRFREDLYYRLNVASLRLPTLRERREDIPLLFEHFVQIAAKRHGREVAASTPGEWTKLQGHDWPGNVRELINAAERHALGLSSREVASSNGLSLSEQMENFEAQCLHQALQQAQGNIAEVMERLQIPRRTLNEKMQRHGLQRSHYLPAGAADEGE; this is translated from the coding sequence ATGCACACACAGGTCATCGTGGTTGATGACGAAGCGGCCATCCGCGACACCGTCCGGCAATGGCTGGAGCTGTCCGGTTTTACCGTGCAGACCTGCGCGAGTGCGCAGCAGGCGCTGGCGCTGATTGATCAGGACTATCCCGGCATTCTGATCAGCGATGTGCGCATGCCTGGCGTCGATGGCCTGCAACTGCTGGATGATGTGTTGCAGCGAGACCGTGATTTGCCGGTCATCCTCATCACCGGTCATGGCGATGTGCCGATGGCGGTGCAGGCGCTGCAGCATGGGGCCTACGACTTTATCGAGAAGCCGTTTCCGCCGGAACGTTTGCTCGACAGCGTGCGTCGCGCGCTGGATAAGCGTCGTCTGGTCTGCGAGAACCGCCAGCTGCGCCAGCAGGTCGGTCAGAAAAACAGTATCGAAGCGCATCTGCTCGGCATATCAAAGCCTATGCAGCATTTGCGTCGGCAAGTGCTGGAGCTGGCTGCAACTTCGGTCAATGTGCTGCTGCAAGGCGAAACCGGCTGCGGCAAAGAACTGGTCGCCCGCTGCCTGCACGACTTCAGCCCGCGTGCGGGCAAAGCGTTTGTGGCCCTTAACTGCGCGGCAATCCCCGAGCAGCTATTTGAAAGCGAATTGTTTGGCCATGAGAGCGGTGCTTTTACCGGTGCGCAGGGGCGGCGTATTGGCCGTATCGAACACGCTGACGGCGGCACCCTGTTTCTGGATGAAGTGGAAAGCCTGCCGCTGCCACAGCAGGCCAAACTGCTGCGTGTGTTGCAGGAGCAGTCGCTGGAGCGCCTTGGTTCAAACCGCAGTATCAACGTAGATTTGCGCGTGGTTTGCGCAGCCAAGCCAGACCTGCTGGAAGAGGTGAAAGCCGGGCGCTTCCGTGAGGATTTGTACTATCGCCTGAACGTCGCCAGCCTGCGCTTGCCGACCCTGCGTGAACGGCGTGAAGACATCCCGCTGCTGTTTGAGCATTTTGTGCAGATCGCCGCTAAGCGCCATGGCCGCGAAGTAGCTGCCTCAACGCCGGGGGAATGGACCAAGCTACAAGGCCACGACTGGCCCGGTAACGTCCGCGAACTGATCAACGCCGCCGAACGCCACGCCCTTGGCCTGAGCAGCCGTGAAGTCGCCAGCAGCAACGGACTGTCCCTGAGCGAGCAAATGGAAAACTTCGAAGCCCAATGCCTGCACCAAGCGTTGCAACAGGCCCAGGGCAACATCGCTGAAGTCATGGAACGCCTGCAGATTCCCCGCCGCACCCTTAACGAAAAGATGCAGCGCCATGGCCTGCAGCGCAGCCATTACCTGCCAGCCGGTGCCGCTGACGAGGGTGAGTAA
- a CDS encoding ATP-binding protein, with translation MPELFQRHRVIILTLLIVLGLIISMWLAGRYAEQRAWQERSQEAQGQLQLYSQSIHTLLDRYRALPKVLALDSDIRTLLRSKDDPILLDTLNKRLEQLNAVAGSSVLYLLDTQGKALVASNWRDWSSFVGNRYAFRPYFQNALREGHGQYFAVGVTTGIPGYFLAHAVQDLDGTVLGVVVVKLELEELQREWVSQPGVLMISDSYGVAILSNRPAWRFRMLKSLSEQDRDELVGVRKYAEQALQPLSSHVLRTITPTSQWRRVTGPDGVQDYLWQQQDLGDEGWTLHLLSEPGNLLNTVRSYRLAAGGTWMTLAFLLLYLAQRRKNQRLQAGIRERLEQEVALRTQELREAQDGLVHAAKMAALGQMSAAMAHEINQPLTAMRMQLGSLHLLLQSGRQDEVEQGLKRIEELLQRIAGLTGHLKTFSRKTPAGQTEVLMLVDVLEQALQLLAPRLRSEHVHVHREIDNNVRVRGDAIRLEHVLVNLLNNALDAMADVDKPQLWITLQVVGGQARLSIADNGGGLDAQALAHVFEPFFTTKPVGAGLGLGLAVSYGIMRELGGNLNAANGEQGAVFTLSLAQAE, from the coding sequence ATGCCTGAGTTGTTCCAACGCCACCGCGTCATCATCCTGACCCTGCTTATCGTGCTGGGGCTGATCATCAGCATGTGGCTGGCCGGGCGCTATGCCGAGCAGCGCGCTTGGCAGGAGCGTAGTCAGGAGGCGCAAGGGCAGCTGCAGCTCTACAGCCAGTCAATTCACACCCTGTTGGACCGTTATCGCGCCTTGCCTAAGGTGCTGGCGCTGGACAGTGATATCCGCACGTTGCTGCGCTCAAAGGATGATCCGATTCTGCTGGACACCCTCAACAAGCGCCTAGAGCAGCTCAACGCTGTGGCCGGTTCGAGTGTGTTGTACCTGCTCGACACGCAAGGCAAGGCATTGGTGGCCAGTAACTGGCGGGACTGGAGCAGTTTTGTCGGTAACCGCTATGCCTTTCGCCCGTATTTCCAGAATGCGCTGCGCGAAGGTCACGGCCAGTACTTCGCCGTGGGGGTAACTACCGGGATTCCCGGTTATTTCTTAGCCCATGCGGTGCAGGACTTGGACGGAACCGTGCTGGGCGTAGTGGTGGTCAAGCTGGAGCTGGAGGAGTTGCAGCGCGAATGGGTCAGCCAGCCGGGCGTGCTTATGATCAGCGACAGCTACGGCGTGGCGATTCTCAGTAACCGCCCGGCCTGGCGCTTCCGCATGCTCAAAAGTCTGAGTGAGCAAGACCGAGACGAGTTGGTTGGGGTGCGCAAATACGCTGAGCAGGCCTTGCAGCCCTTATCGAGCCACGTACTGCGCACCATTACGCCTACCAGCCAGTGGCGCCGAGTCACGGGCCCGGATGGTGTGCAGGACTACCTCTGGCAGCAGCAAGACCTGGGTGATGAGGGCTGGACCCTGCATTTACTGAGCGAGCCAGGCAATCTGCTGAATACCGTACGCAGTTATCGGCTGGCCGCAGGCGGGACATGGATGACGCTGGCATTCCTGCTGCTGTATCTGGCCCAGCGCCGCAAAAATCAGCGTTTGCAGGCGGGCATCCGTGAACGTCTGGAGCAGGAGGTGGCGCTGCGTACACAGGAACTGCGTGAAGCACAGGACGGGTTGGTACATGCCGCAAAAATGGCCGCGCTGGGGCAGATGTCCGCCGCCATGGCCCATGAAATCAACCAACCGCTGACGGCCATGCGTATGCAGCTAGGCAGCCTCCATCTGCTGCTTCAGTCCGGAAGGCAAGATGAGGTAGAGCAGGGCCTCAAACGCATCGAAGAGCTGCTGCAACGCATAGCGGGCTTGACCGGCCACCTGAAAACCTTTTCCCGTAAAACCCCGGCTGGCCAGACTGAGGTGTTAATGCTGGTGGATGTGCTGGAGCAGGCCCTGCAACTGCTGGCGCCGCGTCTGCGCAGTGAACACGTTCACGTACATCGTGAAATCGACAACAACGTGCGTGTGCGAGGCGATGCGATTCGCTTGGAGCATGTGCTGGTCAACCTGCTCAACAATGCCTTAGACGCCATGGCGGATGTGGATAAGCCTCAGCTGTGGATAACCCTTCAGGTTGTCGGTGGGCAGGCGCGCTTGAGCATTGCCGATAACGGCGGCGGGCTGGATGCCCAAGCGCTGGCCCATGTATTTGAACCGTTCTTCACCACCAAACCGGTGGGGGCAGGACTGGGGCTCGGCTTGGCAGTGTCTTACGGCATCATGCGCGAGCTGGGTGGCAACCTGAATGCGGCTAATGGTGAACAGGGCGCAGTGTTTACACTGAGCTTGGCGCAAGCAGAATAA
- a CDS encoding GNAT family N-acetyltransferase translates to MDIRPARTTDWRLLKAVRLNALKDSPNAFAVTYQSASNLSDEQWQALATATAHRRFWLAVEDDEAVGLVGSLISAADRYTLIAMWVEPQRRGSDVAARLVESVTRDAIQKQHKRVYLEVSPDNHRAVGFYQKQGFAFIDEWEPLDSDPTILMQTMICNSVG, encoded by the coding sequence ATGGACATACGACCCGCACGCACCACGGACTGGCGCCTACTTAAAGCTGTACGCCTCAACGCGCTTAAAGACAGCCCAAACGCATTTGCCGTGACCTATCAGAGCGCCTCAAACCTGAGCGATGAACAGTGGCAAGCCCTCGCAACCGCAACAGCTCACAGAAGGTTCTGGCTAGCGGTAGAAGACGACGAGGCTGTCGGCTTGGTGGGAAGCCTCATCAGCGCAGCAGATCGCTACACATTGATCGCCATGTGGGTTGAGCCGCAACGACGAGGCTCCGACGTGGCCGCCCGGTTAGTTGAGTCAGTTACGCGCGATGCGATCCAGAAGCAGCACAAGCGGGTTTATCTGGAGGTCTCACCCGACAATCACCGGGCGGTAGGTTTCTATCAGAAACAGGGATTCGCCTTCATCGACGAGTGGGAGCCGCTGGACAGTGACCCGACAATCCTGATGCAAACCATGATTTGCAACAGCGTGGGCTGA
- the dapA gene encoding 4-hydroxy-tetrahydrodipicolinate synthase → MSFRGIWVALATPFRSGEIDFPALRNLVNKLAAEGVAGFVVCGTTGEAAALSHAEQLAVLDAVLQQVPGQQVIMGLAGNNLRELLAFQQEIQQRPIAGLLTPAPYYIRPSQQSIEAFFNTVADAASVPLVVYDIPYRTGVRIERETLRRIVRHPNIKAIKDCGGDAETTMTLIADGDVEVLAGEDLYIFNNLCLGGHGAISASAHIRADLYVQMQQQVESGQLGAARHTFYRLMPWMQAAFAEPNPAAVKAALALQGLITPELREPMQSCSAATVERLRTVLAALEE, encoded by the coding sequence ATGTCTTTTCGTGGTATTTGGGTGGCGTTGGCCACACCGTTTCGCTCAGGTGAAATCGACTTCCCGGCCCTGCGCAATCTGGTCAACAAGCTGGCCGCCGAAGGCGTTGCCGGTTTCGTGGTGTGTGGAACTACCGGCGAAGCCGCCGCACTGAGCCACGCCGAGCAACTGGCTGTGCTGGATGCAGTATTGCAGCAGGTACCGGGACAACAGGTGATCATGGGGCTAGCGGGCAATAACCTGCGCGAACTGCTGGCCTTCCAGCAGGAGATTCAACAGCGCCCGATTGCCGGACTGCTGACACCTGCGCCCTATTACATCCGTCCCTCTCAACAAAGCATCGAAGCCTTCTTCAACACCGTCGCTGACGCGGCCAGCGTGCCGCTGGTGGTCTACGACATTCCTTACCGCACCGGCGTCCGCATTGAGCGCGAAACCCTGCGCCGCATCGTCCGCCACCCGAATATCAAAGCGATCAAAGATTGTGGCGGCGATGCGGAAACGACGATGACGCTCATTGCCGATGGCGATGTCGAAGTGCTCGCCGGGGAAGACCTGTACATCTTCAACAACCTGTGCCTGGGCGGCCACGGCGCCATCTCCGCCAGCGCGCATATCCGCGCCGACCTTTATGTGCAGATGCAGCAGCAGGTCGAAAGTGGGCAACTGGGTGCTGCCCGGCATACCTTCTACCGCCTGATGCCGTGGATGCAGGCCGCCTTTGCCGAGCCCAACCCCGCTGCAGTCAAAGCCGCGTTAGCGCTGCAAGGGCTGATCACCCCGGAGCTGCGTGAACCGATGCAAAGCTGTAGCGCGGCGACAGTAGAGCGGTTGCGCACGGTGCTGGCTGCGCTGGAAGAGTAA
- a CDS encoding HipA domain-containing protein — MERLLNVWINQSLVGVLRENNGLWAFGYSAQWLRGASAYPLCPLLPLQEEEHLDGASIRPVQWYFDNLLPEEGQRRLIAEAAGSTVEDAFALLQHFGAESAGSLTLLPPEQTPPPGQVLELPASVLSERIKAMPKVALAQQSAKKMSLAGAQHKVAVIYRDGQLFEPLGNEPSTHILKPDHPDGAWAHSVINEWFVMTLAKRVGLPVPDVHRLYVPQPVYLIERFDRQLTAEGWSRLHCIDACQLDGLAATFKYSAGSVEKISALADQCRPTVVARLRLFQWLIFNVLVGNEDAHLKNLSFLLSGKDVSLSPFYDLLCTAVYGTRAFDQNKWPEQAEMAWPVLGVKHLSQIGVALLVEAAEVMGIKPATAREHIRKLVDAVSVKAEQLLDAVVQNNAQLREGRPELASTLAGEVRLLRSINAIVIREMTAHLRIGL; from the coding sequence ATGGAGCGCTTATTGAATGTCTGGATCAATCAGTCACTGGTTGGTGTTCTGCGTGAAAACAATGGACTCTGGGCATTCGGCTACAGCGCGCAGTGGTTGAGAGGCGCCTCGGCCTATCCGCTATGCCCGCTATTGCCATTACAGGAAGAAGAGCATCTGGATGGAGCCAGCATCCGTCCTGTGCAGTGGTATTTCGACAACCTGCTGCCCGAGGAAGGGCAACGGCGGCTGATTGCTGAGGCAGCAGGTTCTACCGTCGAGGATGCGTTTGCTTTATTGCAGCATTTTGGTGCTGAGTCAGCGGGCTCGCTGACCCTCCTGCCTCCAGAGCAGACTCCGCCACCCGGGCAGGTTCTGGAGCTGCCTGCCAGTGTACTGTCAGAGCGAATCAAGGCGATGCCTAAGGTGGCGTTGGCACAGCAGTCGGCTAAGAAAATGTCGTTGGCCGGGGCGCAGCACAAAGTCGCTGTCATATACCGGGATGGCCAACTGTTTGAGCCGCTGGGGAATGAGCCTTCGACTCACATTCTTAAGCCAGATCATCCTGATGGAGCGTGGGCACACTCAGTGATTAATGAGTGGTTTGTGATGACTTTGGCCAAGCGGGTCGGGCTGCCAGTGCCCGATGTGCATCGCTTGTATGTGCCTCAGCCGGTTTATCTGATTGAACGCTTTGATCGCCAGCTCACGGCAGAGGGTTGGAGCCGTCTCCACTGCATCGATGCCTGTCAGTTGGACGGATTGGCTGCGACGTTTAAGTACAGCGCCGGTAGTGTCGAGAAAATCTCAGCGTTGGCTGATCAGTGCCGTCCCACTGTTGTTGCCAGGCTGCGCTTGTTTCAATGGCTGATTTTTAATGTCTTGGTGGGAAATGAGGACGCTCACCTCAAGAACCTCAGCTTTCTGTTGAGTGGTAAGGACGTAAGCCTGTCGCCGTTCTATGACCTGCTGTGCACAGCGGTCTACGGCACCCGCGCATTTGACCAGAATAAGTGGCCCGAGCAGGCTGAGATGGCCTGGCCAGTTCTGGGCGTTAAACACCTAAGCCAGATCGGCGTAGCGTTGCTGGTAGAGGCTGCCGAGGTAATGGGCATCAAGCCTGCAACAGCCAGAGAACACATCCGCAAACTGGTGGATGCGGTGAGTGTGAAGGCTGAACAGTTATTGGATGCAGTGGTGCAAAACAATGCCCAATTGCGTGAAGGCAGGCCGGAGCTGGCGAGTACGCTTGCGGGTGAGGTACGTCTTTTAAGGAGTATTAACGCCATTGTGATCAGGGAAATGACGGCACATTTGCGCATAGGCCTTTAG
- a CDS encoding helix-turn-helix domain-containing protein produces MKFEIDSAEQMGMLIRASRKAMQLRQDDAAGVLGVSENFLGKVERGGETVQWGKLLQVMQGLGLTVSVEAPAILADEIRDVLAQSSNRKTAKTRRSAE; encoded by the coding sequence ATGAAGTTCGAAATAGATTCAGCAGAGCAAATGGGCATGCTCATCCGCGCTAGCCGTAAAGCCATGCAGCTCCGCCAGGATGATGCAGCGGGCGTCCTGGGTGTATCAGAGAATTTCCTTGGCAAGGTTGAGCGAGGCGGGGAAACCGTCCAGTGGGGCAAGCTGCTTCAGGTTATGCAGGGTCTTGGCCTCACCGTTAGCGTCGAGGCACCTGCGATCTTGGCGGATGAAATTCGTGACGTTCTGGCACAGAGCAGCAATAGGAAAACCGCTAAAACGCGCAGGAGCGCTGAGTGA